One Triticum dicoccoides isolate Atlit2015 ecotype Zavitan chromosome 4B, WEW_v2.0, whole genome shotgun sequence genomic window carries:
- the LOC119294478 gene encoding uncharacterized protein LOC119294478, with protein MDIFFMNSWLQPRRLSAARVKELDGSCGEKEREAGREREREQRTEHKDDRFGLPLEVAAVYCERVLAGEAAAACEYSMAELSLLCEAHLCTFSHLNGDNLY; from the exons ATGGACATTTTTTTTATGAATTCGTGGTTGCAGCCTCGCCGGCTCTCCGCTGCCCGAGTGAAAGAACTGGACGGCTCGTGCGGAGAAAAAGAGAGGGAagcagggagagagagggagagggagcagagaacAGAGCACAAAGATGATAGATTCGGGTTGCCGCTGGAAGTTGCTGCTGTGTATTGTGAGCGCGTGCTCGCtggtgaagctgctgctgcttgtgAGTACTCAATGGCGGAGCTGTCACTGCTGTGTGAGGCGCAT TTATGCACCTTCTCACATTTGAATGGTGACAATTTGTACTAG